The Microbacterium forte sequence GCCCTCCTACGGTCCCATGCGGTGCACTTACGTCTCCGAGTGGGTCGCGGTGAAATGGCGTTGGAACCTGTCCGTCGACCCCGCCGAGAAGAACGCCATCCAGACGCTCCTCACTGAGTGCAGCTGGCGGGACACCCCCCTCCCGGCTGTTCCCGCTGTGGGGCGGCCATCCGCGCCGCCGTTGCCAGAACCCGTCGCCGTCTACCGATTCTGGAGTCCCGTCTACCAGGGTCACTTCTACACCACTGACCCGACAGAGCGCGATCAGATCATCGCGCGCTGGCCCGGTGTGTGGACATATGAGGGACAGCGATACACCGCGTTCACGACCCAGGTCGCAGGCACCATTCCGCTGTACCGATTCTGGAGCACTCAGTATTCGGGGCACTTCTACACCGCAGACCCGGCAGAGCGCGCCGCGGTGATCGCCAAGTGGCCGAGCATCTGGAAGGACGAAGGGGTCGCCTACTACGTGTACCCGGCGAACTCCGCTCAGCCTGACACTGTTCCGGTGGCACGATTCTGGTCGAGCTCGGCGGCCCACCACTTCTACACCGCCGACGCGGCAGAACGCGACGCAGTCCTCGCCAAGTGGTGGAGGGTGTGGTCGCACGAGGGCGATGAGTTCCGTGTGCCGTCCTCGGGTGTCCCCAACCCTCATGAGTAGCGACCGGAGCGGCCGCGCTCACGGTCGCGCAAAGAAGGCCCGCCTCCCGGGTTGATCACCAGGGAGGCGGGCCTTCTTGCTTGTGACAGCGACGTGGTGGAGCTGGGGGGAATCGAACCCCCGTCCAACGCTGAGTCTCCACGCCTTCTCCGGGCGCAGTCTGTGAAGACGTTCTACTCGGCTCCGACCTTTGTCACAGACACCTAAGTCGACGAGCCCAGCCTGGGAAGAGTCCCACGTGACGTCCAGACGCCATCACGCAGCAAGATTCCTAGATGACGCCAGGATCCGTATCGGAATCACATACGGCCTGACGGACTATCGGGCTCGCTTATGCAGCGAGGGCGAAGTCGTTGCGCTTGGTTTCGGCAACTATTGTTTTGCAGAGAGCGTTTACGAGATAACTCTGCATCCTCGGCCCGCTTCTCGTGGATTCACAGGCGCTGTCGAAACCGATCAGCCCCGTGGTCCTTCTCTCGAAGGAGCCGCTGTCACACTGTTGATTTTTCACCTCGGGAACCGGAGTCCCCGAGCCTCATAGACTACAACGTTCGCAGCGGCTGCGCCATTCCTGGGCTCCTCAGTGCGCTGGCGTAGAGTCGCGACATGAGCGAAGTCACCGTCACCGTCCGGGGCGAGCATGAGGCGCGGATCGCGCCCGAGCGCGCCACCATCCGCGTCAGCGTCCGCGCCGAAGGCGCCGAGCGAGCAGCAGTCGTCGACCGCGTCATGCGTCTCACCGAGCCTGTGCGCGAGAGCATCGTCGCACGACATGACACCGGTGTCGTCGTCGAATGGTCGAGCAAGCGACTGTCCGTGCGCGCCGAACGTCCGTGGAACAACGAAGGCAAGCGTCTCGCCCCCGTGCACTACGCCAGCATCGATCTGACTGCGACCTTCGCCGAGGCGTCCGAGCTCTCACTCTGGGTATCGGACGTCTCGCCGTGGGACGGAGTCGAGGTCGGATGGGTCGACTGGCATCTCACGACCGAGACGCGCTCCCGGATCGAGCGCGAGGTCGCGGCAGCGGCAGTCGGAGTGGCTGTCACACGCGCGCAGGCGTACGCGACGGCGCTCGGACTCGGCACCGTCGTGCCTGTCGAGATCGCCGATGTCGGGCTGATCGCGCCGACACCCGTCCAGCCGTTCTCCGGCATGGCGAAGGTGCGCGGCGCCATGATGCAGGAATCCGACACAGGCGGTGCGTCGATGGAGTACGAGCCTGACGAGATCGTCATCTCGGCCACCGTGGAGGCGCGCTTCCTCGCTCGCTGATCCGGGCCGTCAGGCGCTCACGGCGAACGGTGCGAGATCGGCCGCGAGCCGCTCCGACACACGCGCATGCACGACCGTGCCCTGCTCGCTGTGGTCCACCGACAGGAGCATCCCCGTCTCGTGGATCGCCGCGACCAGATCGCCGCGGTCATACGGAACCACCGCGTGAACCTCGACAGCGGGCTTCGGAAGCGCCTCTTCGATGGCTGCTCGAAGCTCCTCGATGCCCTCACCCGAACGCGACGAGACGAAATGCGCTTTGGGCTCGAGGCCCTGCAGCACGAGACGCTCATCGTCGGCGATGAGATCCGCCTTGTTGAAGACGACGATCTCCGGCATGTCACGCACGCCGACGTCGCCCATCACGTCACGCACGGTCTGCAGCTGACCGGCGGGATCGGGGTGCGATCCGTCGACCACATGCAGCACGACATCCGCCTCGCCGACCTCTTCGAGCGTCGAACGGAACGCCTCCACGAGCTGGTGCGGAAGGTTGCGAACGAACCCGACGGTGTCGGTCAGCGTGTACACACGTCCGTCTGAGGTCTCCGACCGGCGCACCGTCGCGTCCAGCGTCGCGAACAGCGCGTTCTCCACGAGCACCCCGGCGCTCGTCAGAGCGTTGAGCAGGCTCGACTTGCCGGCGTTGGTGTAGCCCGCGATCGCGACGGACGGAATCGTGTTGCGCTTCCGCTCGGCCCGCTTCGCCTCTCGCGCCGGGCCGTAGTCGCGGATCTGTCGGCGCAGCAGCGCCATCTTGGTGCGGATCCGGCGACGGTCGAGCTCGATCTTCGTCTCACCGGGGCCGCGCGAGCCCATACCGGCGCCGCCGGCACCGACCTGGCCACCCGCCTGACGGCTCATCGAGTCACCCCAGCCGCGCAGACGCGGCAGCAGGTATTCGAGCTGCGCCAGTTCGACCTGCGCCTTGCCCTCCCGACTCTTGGCGTGCTGACTGAAGATGTCGAGGATCACGGTGGTGCGATCGATGACCTTGACCTTGACGACGTCCTCGAGGGCTCGTCGCTGGCTGGGGGCGAGTTCGGTGTCGGCGATCACGGTGTCGGCGCCGGTGGCTGCGACGATGCCCTTCAACTCCTGCGCCTTGCCTCGGCCGATGTAGGTCGCGGCGTCCGGATGCGGTCGTCGCTGCAGAACGCCGTCGAGCACGACCGCGCCCGCGGTCTCAGCGAGGGCCGCCAGCTCACGAAGCGAGTTCTCCGCATCGTCCTGGGCCCCCTGCGGGTACACGCCGACCAGCACCACGTTCTCGAGGCGCAGCTGCCGGTACTCGACCTCTGTGACATCTTCGAGTTCGGTGGAGAGACCGCCGACGCGCCGCAGCGCATGACGATCCTCGAGGTCCCACTGGTCGCCGTCCGACGAGGCGTGCGAGGCCGTCGACTGGTCTTGCAGCGCCTGCGCGGCGCCGAAGACACGAGCCTCCGTCCGCTTCTCCGCATTCGCGAGTACGCGATCGACTGCTTCGTCACCTGTGGAGTGTGTGGTGGTCTCCGTCATCCGTCCCTAATCTCTGGGTTTTGTTGCGAGCCTTAACCTTAGCCCGCGCTGTCCGCTACGCTCACGGTATGGGGTCCGACCATTACTTCACCGCGGCCCCGGCAAGCCCCGAGAACCTGCGATCGATCCGTGTGACGCTCGCAGGCCGAGAGCTGGACGTCACCACTGCTGGCGGCGTCTTCAGCCCGGATCGGCTGGATGCCGGTACAGCCGTCCTTCTCGCAAACATGCCCCCGGTTCCGCCGGGAGGCCATCTTCTCGACCTCGGAAGCGGGTGGGGGCCCATCACGCTGTCGATGGCGCTGGCTGCGCCCCATGCGACCGTGTGGGCCGTCGACGTGAATGAGCGGGCTCTCGATCTCGTGCGGCGCAACGCCGCGGCTCATGGTCTCAAGAACATCAACGCCTCCTTGCCCGAAGATGTTCCCGCCGACGTCACATTCCGCTCGATCCGTTCGAACCCGCCGATCAGAGTGGGCAAGAACGAACTTCACGGACTGCTCGAGAAGTGGATCCCCCGGCTCGACGAGCGCAGCGACGCCTGGCTCGTCGTGCAGCGCAACCTCGGCGCGGATTCGCTGCAACGGTGGATCGGCTCGACGTTCCACCCTGGTTTCAGCGTCCATCGGACCGCCACGTCCAAGGGGTACCGCATCCTGAAGGTGCGCAAGCACGGAACCCCTCCGACCGAGCCGATCACGCTCGTCTGAGCCCTCGCAGCGACGACGTCACCGACCCGCGAGTTCTGGAAGATCGCGCATATCCGTGAACACGATGGCGCCCTCGCGCTCCAGCCACTCAGCTGGGGTGAGTCCGCCGGCATAGCCGAGAACACGCATGCCCGCGGCGCGGGCGGCCTGGACTCCGAATCGACTGTCCTCGACCACCACGCAGCGTTCAGGGCTGACGCCGAGCCGCTCAGCCGCGTGCAGGAAGAGATCAGGGGCAGGCTTGCCGTTCGCGACGTCGTCTGCGCTGAAGATCCGCCCGTCGAATCGCGGCAGGAGCCCCGTCTGGCCGAGCGTCCGCCGGATCTTCGCATGGGCGCCACTCGATGCGACGCACGTCGCTGTCGTGATCTCGTCCAGCGCTGCCTCGACCCCGTCCACCGCCGTCAGCTCGCGCGCGAATGCGTCGAGGTACCACGGCTGGTAGGGCGCCTCCCAGTCGTCGGGAAGCGGTCGTCCCCGGTGTGCTTCGACCTCAGCGCGGAAGTGCGCGGAGGAGCGTCCGACGAACCGGTGCAGGATCTCGTCGTGGGAGAGAGACCATCCGAGGTCTGCGAGAACCCTGCGATCCACCTCGATCGAGAGCTTCTCGCTGTCTACGAGCACCCCGTCACAGTCGAAGACGACCAGGTCGATCTGGCCGGTCGTCGACATCAGATCAGGTCGACCTCGCCGCTGAAGACGAGCTGGGCCGGCCCGGAGAGGGCGACGTGCTCACCGTCCTCTGCAGGGAACATGCGCACACCGAGAGTGCCGCCCGGGACCTCCACGCGCCAGTTGTCGGGTGCCTTCGAGCCGGCCCAGTAGCGCACGGCAAGAGCCGTGGCCGCGACACCCGTGCCACAGCTGAGGGTCTCCCCCACGCCGCGCTCCGAGACGCGCATCGAGACGTGTCCGATGCCGTCCCTCACCAGCGGCTCCCCCGGGACGACGAACTCGACGTTCGCCCCCGCGGGAGGGGCGGGATCGAGCACGGGAGCGCGGTGCAGCTCGAGAGACGACAGCTCCGCCTCGGAGGCGAGTGCGACCACGACATGCGGATTTCCGACGTCGATGCCCAGACCGGGTCTCGTGACAGGGAGCCCGTCGGCAGTGACGAGCGGGTCATCGCCGGAGAGCTTCCACAAGCCGAGATCCACCTGGTACCCCGTCTCGCTGCGCGTCACGTCGCGGACACCCGCACGCGTTCCGATCGGGAGTGTGGAACCGGGCTCGATCGTGGCGAGGCCGGAGCGCACGAGATAATGCACGAAGACGCGGATGCCGTTGCCGCACATCTCAGCGATGGACCCGTCTGCATTGCGGTAGTCCATGAACCACTCGGCGGCGGGCTCCTCCGCGAGAGCAGCCTGCCCGTCTGCGATCGCCGCAGAGCGCACCACACGAAGGATGCCGTCGGCGCCGATGCCTCGGTGTCGATCGCAGAGGACGGCGACCTGCTCGGCGCTCAGTTCGAGAGCGCCGTCGGGGTCGGCGATGATGACGAAGTCGTTGCCGGTGCCGTGTCCTTTGGTGAATGCGACCATCCACCCAGTCTAGAGATCTCGGCTATGCGTCGACGATCAGACGCCTGCCCGTGTTCGACACCGAGAATCGCTCGTATCCGAGGTCGTCGTAGAAGCCCAGCGCTTCCTCGTTGCCCTCTCTGACCATGAGCTGCACCTTCGGGCAGCCCATATCCAGAAGAAGTCGCTCGGCTTCGCGCACGAGAGAGCGCGCGATCCCCTGATGACGGTGCGACCGGGCGGTGGCCAGGTAGTACAGCCATCCCCTGTGCCCGTCGTAACCCGCCATCACGGTGCCGATGATCCGCGCTGATGTCGACCGTTCCTCGTCCTCGACGACCAGGAACAGCTCGGGCTGCACCGTGAGCTTGCGCTCGATGTCGAGCCGGGGGTC is a genomic window containing:
- a CDS encoding GmrSD restriction endonuclease domain-containing protein; translation: MRNRVLVAALVTAIVTAALTPSVALAAPPTSAEWVPVATLLDQLRVEAPSTVKYNRDQFFEGADLDGDGCRTRQEVLLEETDIPATVTGVCTVTAGQWFSYYDNVIHIDPAAVEMDHLVALKEAWGSGAWAWTDAQRQGYSNDVDDYRTLTTVTAAVNTAKADKDPASWLPSYGPMRCTYVSEWVAVKWRWNLSVDPAEKNAIQTLLTECSWRDTPLPAVPAVGRPSAPPLPEPVAVYRFWSPVYQGHFYTTDPTERDQIIARWPGVWTYEGQRYTAFTTQVAGTIPLYRFWSTQYSGHFYTADPAERAAVIAKWPSIWKDEGVAYYVYPANSAQPDTVPVARFWSSSAAHHFYTADAAERDAVLAKWWRVWSHEGDEFRVPSSGVPNPHE
- a CDS encoding SIMPL domain-containing protein — its product is MSEVTVTVRGEHEARIAPERATIRVSVRAEGAERAAVVDRVMRLTEPVRESIVARHDTGVVVEWSSKRLSVRAERPWNNEGKRLAPVHYASIDLTATFAEASELSLWVSDVSPWDGVEVGWVDWHLTTETRSRIEREVAAAAVGVAVTRAQAYATALGLGTVVPVEIADVGLIAPTPVQPFSGMAKVRGAMMQESDTGGASMEYEPDEIVISATVEARFLAR
- the hflX gene encoding GTPase HflX, whose protein sequence is MTETTTHSTGDEAVDRVLANAEKRTEARVFGAAQALQDQSTASHASSDGDQWDLEDRHALRRVGGLSTELEDVTEVEYRQLRLENVVLVGVYPQGAQDDAENSLRELAALAETAGAVVLDGVLQRRPHPDAATYIGRGKAQELKGIVAATGADTVIADTELAPSQRRALEDVVKVKVIDRTTVILDIFSQHAKSREGKAQVELAQLEYLLPRLRGWGDSMSRQAGGQVGAGGAGMGSRGPGETKIELDRRRIRTKMALLRRQIRDYGPAREAKRAERKRNTIPSVAIAGYTNAGKSSLLNALTSAGVLVENALFATLDATVRRSETSDGRVYTLTDTVGFVRNLPHQLVEAFRSTLEEVGEADVVLHVVDGSHPDPAGQLQTVRDVMGDVGVRDMPEIVVFNKADLIADDERLVLQGLEPKAHFVSSRSGEGIEELRAAIEEALPKPAVEVHAVVPYDRGDLVAAIHETGMLLSVDHSEQGTVVHARVSERLAADLAPFAVSA
- a CDS encoding class I SAM-dependent methyltransferase, giving the protein MGSDHYFTAAPASPENLRSIRVTLAGRELDVTTAGGVFSPDRLDAGTAVLLANMPPVPPGGHLLDLGSGWGPITLSMALAAPHATVWAVDVNERALDLVRRNAAAHGLKNINASLPEDVPADVTFRSIRSNPPIRVGKNELHGLLEKWIPRLDERSDAWLVVQRNLGADSLQRWIGSTFHPGFSVHRTATSKGYRILKVRKHGTPPTEPITLV
- a CDS encoding HAD family hydrolase, yielding MSTTGQIDLVVFDCDGVLVDSEKLSIEVDRRVLADLGWSLSHDEILHRFVGRSSAHFRAEVEAHRGRPLPDDWEAPYQPWYLDAFARELTAVDGVEAALDEITTATCVASSGAHAKIRRTLGQTGLLPRFDGRIFSADDVANGKPAPDLFLHAAERLGVSPERCVVVEDSRFGVQAARAAGMRVLGYAGGLTPAEWLEREGAIVFTDMRDLPELAGR
- the dapF gene encoding diaminopimelate epimerase, coding for MVAFTKGHGTGNDFVIIADPDGALELSAEQVAVLCDRHRGIGADGILRVVRSAAIADGQAALAEEPAAEWFMDYRNADGSIAEMCGNGIRVFVHYLVRSGLATIEPGSTLPIGTRAGVRDVTRSETGYQVDLGLWKLSGDDPLVTADGLPVTRPGLGIDVGNPHVVVALASEAELSSLELHRAPVLDPAPPAGANVEFVVPGEPLVRDGIGHVSMRVSERGVGETLSCGTGVAATALAVRYWAGSKAPDNWRVEVPGGTLGVRMFPAEDGEHVALSGPAQLVFSGEVDLI
- a CDS encoding GNAT family acetyltransferase, which produces MAEPSTPVSSRETWEVRAFDRADTESVVALWTEAGLTRPWNDPRLDIERKLTVQPELFLVVEDEERSTSARIIGTVMAGYDGHRGWLYYLATARSHRHQGIARSLVREAERLLLDMGCPKVQLMVREGNEEALGFYDDLGYERFSVSNTGRRLIVDA